GCAACAGGCAAATCATCGGTTCTGTTGTTTTGATAAATCGAAATAATTTCGTCCAATTTATTCATTCCCATCAAAATAACCACCGTAGCTGAAGATTGTGATGCCAAAGCCACATCTTTAGACAATTTATGATCCGAAGTAGTTCCGGTAATGACCCAGAAACTTTCAGCAACTCTTCTTTGCGTCAAACTGATTCCATTAGATGCAGGAACGCCTAAAGCCGATGAAATTCCGGGAACAATTGCGGTTTCCAAATCAAATTTTTCGGCAAATTCTATCTCTTCACTTCCTCTTCCAAAAACAAATGGATCACCGCCTTTCAATCGAACAACATGACCAAAACGCTTTGCCATCGACACAATCAATTCATTAATTTGATCCTGACTGTAAGCGTGACAACCAAAACGCTTGCCCACAAAAATGATTT
This region of Flavobacterium lacustre genomic DNA includes:
- the cobA gene encoding uroporphyrinogen-III C-methyltransferase, translated to MKNSNTPKLTIVGAGPGDVELITLKAIKALGSADVVLYDALVNEELLQYATHAEIIFVGKRFGCHAYSQDQINELIVSMAKRFGHVVRLKGGDPFVFGRGSEEIEFAEKFDLETAIVPGISSALGVPASNGISLTQRRVAESFWVITGTTSDHKLSKDVALASQSSATVVILMGMNKLDEIISIYQNNRTDDLPVAIIQNGTKDSQKKVVGTISSIAALVQEHQLSSPAIIVIGEVVQNASKLTAYFQEENLDDEFIFQNLDIAI